The Fusobacterium massiliense DNA window GATTTAGAAGATATAAAAAATAAGGAAGATAAAATAAAAGAATTAGAAAAAGAATTGAGAAAAGTTGAAACTAAATTCAATAAGACTAAAGCTATTAGAAATAATGTAAAGGAAATGGGAAGAGCTATTTCAAAGTATATGCTAGAAGAGATTAGTAATATTGCAAGTATAAATTTCAACAAAATAACCGGGAGAACAGAAAGAATAAAATGGTCTAATGAGGATAAAGATAAGTATTCTGTATATTTAGAAAGTCAAGATAGAGAAACATATTTTGATCAAATATCTGGAGGAGAACAAGTATCTGTTGCAATAGCAATTAGAGGAGCTATGACTAATTATTTCACAAATTCTAAATTTATGATTTTAGATGAGCCTACTAATAATTTAGATATTGAAAAGAGAAAATTACTTTCTGAATATATAGGAGAAATTTTAAAAGATTTAGATCAAACTATAGTTGTTACACATGATGATACATTTAGAGAAATGGCTGAAAGAATAATAGAATTGTAGAGGAAAAAATGAAAATTAATTATGATTTGAAAATGGAAGAGATATTAAAAGAAGTTTCTAAAAATGGGGAGAAAAAAAGATTGTTAATTCATTCTTGTTGTGGACCTTGTAGTTCATCTGTTTTAGAGTATTTGAAAGATTATTTTAAAATAGATATTTATTTTTATAATCCTAATATAACTATGGATTATGAATACTATGCTAGAATAGTCGAACAAAAAGAAATGATAGAGAAATTAAATTATGATATGAATGTTATAGAGGGAATTTATGATCCTAAAAGTGATTTTTTTTCTAAAATAAAGGGCTTAGAAAATGAACCAGAGGGAGGAGCAAGGTGCTATTCTTGTTATGATTTAAGAATAGGAGAAACAGCAAAAAAAGCAAAAGAGGAGGGTTATGATTTTTTCTCAACAGTGCTTAGTATAAGTCCTATGAAAAATGTAAACTATATTAATGAAATAGGAGAGAAGTATTCTAAAGAATATAATATAGATTTCTTGTTTGCAGATTTTAAAAAGAAAAATAGATATTTAAGATCAGTTCAAATTTCAAAAGAATTAGATATGTATAGACAAGAATATTGTGGTTGTATATTTTCAAAAGTTGAAAAAGAAAAAAGAGATAGAGAAAAAGCAGAAAAAGAAGCAAATGAGGGAGGTAAATCAAATGACTAGTTTTTCAGAGAAAACAGTAAGGATAGTATCTTTATTGTTTTTAGTAATTTTTGGGTATATGAGTTATAAAAATATTTATTACTCACCATTATTAATTTTAACAGTGATGATATATTTTTCAACAAAAGGGGTACAAATGTTTGAAGATAGAATATATCTTTCAACAAGAGCATTTTTTTGGTTATTATTTTCAGCACTATTATTTTTAAGAATTTATTTGAATGAAAGTTCAGCTATAGATATGAAAAACACAAAAATACTTGCAACTATGGGAATAATATCAGTTTGTATAGGGACTTGGATAGGAGACTTTTTTTCAAAATATGTATATATTAGATTAAAATTTTGTGTGAATAGATTTTTTTCTACTTCAAATAAAGGAAATTATGAAATAGTTAAAATGGAAGATTTACAACAAAATTATATAAAAAGTCTAGGTAAGAAAATGGGAATAATGTTTTATCATATTACTTTGAAAGTACATGGAGAAGAAAGAAAATTTTTATTAGAACAAGAATTATTTGAGAAATTAAAAGATAGAAAAGAAATAACTATAAACTTAAAAAAAGGTTGCCTAGGGATTTATTATGGGGTTGGAACAGAAATTTAAAGAGAGGAAATTATGTTTGAATATTTAAATGGAATAGTAGAATATAAAAAAACGGATTATGTGGCAATAGATATTAACGGAGTCGGTTATAAAGTATATATTTCACTTAGAGAGTATGAAAAGTTAGAGATTGGAAAACAATATAGATTATACATATATAATCATATAAAAGAGGATACAAATAAACTGATCGGATTTTTGGAAGAAAGAGAAAGAAAAATATTTGAGATGCTATTAGCTGTAAACGGGATAGGTATTTCTTTAGCATTAGCAGTTTTATCAAATTTTTCTTACGATAAAATTATTGAAATAATTTCAAATGAAGATTATAATAGTTTAAAAAGAGTCCCAAAACTTGGAGAAAAGAAAGCACAATTAATAATTTTAGAATTAAAAAATAAACTAAAAAATATAGAAATTATAAGTAGTTCACATGAAATAAAAGGTATTTCTATGGATATGCTTCAAGATTTAATTTCTGCTTTAGAAAGTTTAGGATACAATAAAAAAGAAATAGATAAAAATTTAGCAAAAATAGATTTAAAACAATACGCAAGTGTAGAGGAAGCAATAAAAGGAATTTTGAAAAATATAAGAATAGGAGAATAGAAAATGAAAGGTTTACAAGAAATTTATTTAAAAGGATTTAGCTTTGAAAAATATAAAAGTATAGCGAGTGAAGATGAATTAGAAAAGTTAGAAGAATTGTATAAAAATTCTTTTATATCAGAAAATTTAATAGAAAAAATAAAAAAAATTAAAGTGAAAACTCCAGTTTTAGCAAGTGTTGAAACTTGGTGCCCTTATGCTAGAATTTTTTTAACAACTATTAGAAAAATTAATGAAGTAAATGAAATATTTGATTTATCTTTAATAACTTATGGAAGAGGACTACACGACTTAGCAGGATACTTACATATAGAAGAAGATGATTTTGTTGTTCCAACAGCAGTATTTTTTGATAAAGAATTTAATAATTTAAGAGTTTTTAACGGATTTCCTGAAAAATATCATAAAGAAGATACTTTAGACACTATTGATGCAACTAGAAATTATCTAAAAGGTAAAAATATTGATGATATTGTTGAAGATGTTTTAAAAATTTTTGAATAAAAATTTTGAAAGTAATTTTTTATTCTATAGGAAAGTATAAATTTAAATATTAAAATTAGTCTCTTGACAGCCGTATGAGTTCTACGAGCTCAATGAACACAGGCTCTTCGAACTAATACGGACGTCAGAGACTTTGTTTACCTATAGCTCAGTTTATAGTAAAAGAAAGGAATAGGAAATGGATACACTTAAAGAATTATTTAAGATTGGAGCAGGACCTTCTAGCTCTCACACAATAGGTCCAGAAAGAGCAACAAAAAGAGTAAAAGAAAAATTTCCAAATGCAGATAGCTTTATTGTAGAGTTGTGGGGAAGTTTAGCAGCAACAGGAAAAGGACATTATACAGATAAAATAATAATAGAAACATTTAAACCGATTCCAGTAGAAATAATTTGGAAACCAGAATTTGTTCATGAATTACATACGAATGGAATGAAATTCATAGCTCTTGATAAAGATAAGCAAGAATTAGGAGAATGGATAGTATTTTCAGTTGGTGGTGGAACAATAAGAGATTATGATGAACTTATGGATAAGAATCCTAAAAAGGAAGTTTATCCCTTAAATACTATGAAAGAAATAACTAAATGGTGTAAAGATAATAACAAACAATTATGGCAGTATGTTGAAGAATATGAAGGGCCAAGTATATGGCAACATCTAAAGTACATTGATCAAGCTATGGACGATGCAGTTAGAAGAGGACTTGAAAAAGAAGGAGATGTACCTGGACCTTTTAAATATCCTAAGAGAGCTAAAGAAATGTATGAAAAATCTTTATCAAAAAGAGCAGCTTTAATTTTTACAAATAAAGTTTTTGCTTATGCATTAGCTGTTTCTGAAGAAAATGCAAGTATGGGACAAGTTGTAACTGCTCCTACTTGTGGAGCTTCTGGTGTTATTCCAGGACTTTTAAGAGGAATGAAAGAAGAATATGAATTGACAGAAAAACATATATTAAGAGGACTTGCAATAGCTGGATTGATAGGAAATTTAGTAAAATATAATGCAACTATTTCAGGAGCTGAAGGTGGATGTCAAGCAGAAGTTGGGACAGCTTGTTCTATGGCAGCAGCAATGGCAACATACTTTATGGGCGGAAATATAGACCAGATAGAGTATGCAGCTGAAAGTGCTATGGAACATCATTTAGGAATGACTTGTGACCCTGTAGGAGGCTATGTAATTATTCCTTGTATAGAAAGAAATGCCATCTGTGCCGTAAGAGCTTTAAATACAGCTATTTATTGTATGTCAACAGATGGAAATCACACTATAAGTTTCGATGAAGTTATTAAGACAATGAAA harbors:
- a CDS encoding L-serine ammonia-lyase, iron-sulfur-dependent, subunit alpha, encoding MDTLKELFKIGAGPSSSHTIGPERATKRVKEKFPNADSFIVELWGSLAATGKGHYTDKIIIETFKPIPVEIIWKPEFVHELHTNGMKFIALDKDKQELGEWIVFSVGGGTIRDYDELMDKNPKKEVYPLNTMKEITKWCKDNNKQLWQYVEEYEGPSIWQHLKYIDQAMDDAVRRGLEKEGDVPGPFKYPKRAKEMYEKSLSKRAALIFTNKVFAYALAVSEENASMGQVVTAPTCGASGVIPGLLRGMKEEYELTEKHILRGLAIAGLIGNLVKYNATISGAEGGCQAEVGTACSMAAAMATYFMGGNIDQIEYAAESAMEHHLGMTCDPVGGYVIIPCIERNAICAVRALNTAIYCMSTDGNHTISFDEVIKTMKETGKDMCSAYKETSDGGLAKYYDRILVDNNSESK
- a CDS encoding epoxyqueuosine reductase QueH, producing MKINYDLKMEEILKEVSKNGEKKRLLIHSCCGPCSSSVLEYLKDYFKIDIYFYNPNITMDYEYYARIVEQKEMIEKLNYDMNVIEGIYDPKSDFFSKIKGLENEPEGGARCYSCYDLRIGETAKKAKEEGYDFFSTVLSISPMKNVNYINEIGEKYSKEYNIDFLFADFKKKNRYLRSVQISKELDMYRQEYCGCIFSKVEKEKRDREKAEKEANEGGKSND
- the ruvA gene encoding Holliday junction branch migration protein RuvA; translation: MFEYLNGIVEYKKTDYVAIDINGVGYKVYISLREYEKLEIGKQYRLYIYNHIKEDTNKLIGFLEERERKIFEMLLAVNGIGISLALAVLSNFSYDKIIEIISNEDYNSLKRVPKLGEKKAQLIILELKNKLKNIEIISSSHEIKGISMDMLQDLISALESLGYNKKEIDKNLAKIDLKQYASVEEAIKGILKNIRIGE
- a CDS encoding thioredoxin family protein translates to MKGLQEIYLKGFSFEKYKSIASEDELEKLEELYKNSFISENLIEKIKKIKVKTPVLASVETWCPYARIFLTTIRKINEVNEIFDLSLITYGRGLHDLAGYLHIEEDDFVVPTAVFFDKEFNNLRVFNGFPEKYHKEDTLDTIDATRNYLKGKNIDDIVEDVLKIFE